The Grus americana isolate bGruAme1 chromosome 34 unlocalized genomic scaffold, bGruAme1.mat SUPER_34_unloc_1, whole genome shotgun sequence genome window below encodes:
- the PPP1R14A gene encoding protein phosphatase 1 regulatory subunit 14A has product MAANRVGRRQGRGGSPGRSLGTRRPQPPTRSPGLQRRPARVTVKYNRRELQRRLDTEQWIDGRLEELYRGREGEMPDEVNIDDLLELETDEERAQKLQGILKSCTADTEDFIRELLAQLKGLPKQQVLQRPSPEDPNPPPP; this is encoded by the exons ATGGCGGCGAACCGCGTGGGGCGgcggcaggggcgggggggttcCCCGGGTCGTTCCCTCGGTACCCGAAGACCCCAACCCCCAACCCGCAGTCCCGGACTCCAACGGCGACCGGCCAGGGTCACGGTCAAGTACAACCGGCGGGAATTGCAGCGGCGGCTGGATACCGAGCAATGGATCGACGGGAGGCTGGAGGAGCTCTACCGGGGACGG gagggggagatgCCGGACGAGGTGAACATTGACGATCTCCTGGAGCTGGAGACGGATGAAGAACGAGCCCAGAAGCTGCAG GGCATCCTGAAGTCCTGCACTGCCGACACCGAG GATTTCATCCGAGAGCTCCTCGCCCAACTCAAGGGTTTACCGAAGCAACAAGTCCTCCAGAGACCCAGCCCGGAGGATCCCAATCCACCCCCCCCgtga